From a single Fulvivirga ulvae genomic region:
- a CDS encoding SusC/RagA family TonB-linked outer membrane protein, with protein MKNLNPLKVIILLVCLWAPIVLYGQDRQVSGRVLDAESNSALPGVSIIVKGTSTGTTTDIEGNYSLQVPEGSSTLIFSFIGYATEEVNIQNRSVVDVNLSTDVTALSEVVVIGYGEQQKSLLTGAISSIEAEQITNTSTLRVEQALQGRTAGVNVLANSGSPGSGLKVRIRGTGSNGDAGPLYIVDGIRTGGIEYLDPSEIASIEVLKDAASAAIYGAEGANGVVLISTKTGKAGKPQINYNFQYGIQTVGDRMDMMNAQQYAEYLNEAGASGTLPNPADYQGVEGTDWLDELFESAPLQKHSLNLSGGSENSTYLIGGSFYTQDGVAGGDKAQFDRYTARLNSDHQIKDWLKIGNRLSYSHFKRSTIAEDDEFGSVVGNAILMDPTTPVIYTDGLPAHAQAALDAGETLTQDDDGNYYGISRFVQGEIGNPLAMIQNTRGEIVQDKVVGNIYAELTPIKHIKFTSRFGIDAAFQLNHEWFPTYYFSNERKNNTPTVRDNNEKWFTTQWENFATYTNSIAEHDFSILLGTSAINTVYNKLNGSGGPMFDEDDKFAYYDYIPDESDRIGSSREDKSLLSYFGRVSYTFSDKYLLNATFRYDGSSLLPEDNRWDLFPSVSAGWVVSAENFFPETFINFLKVRASWGENGNLRSLTPGQYASIITTQGIRYPTGTGGFYVGAEPDFLPNPDLVWETSEQVDLGLDFGLLDDQLRITVDYYNKTTKGLLTASTPPHYIGNDGATVNGGDVRNKGFEFEVAYTKSAGDFYYEISANMTTVDNEVIFLNPLVPDKIQGAGVGTGWTASYFEEGLPIWYFRGYKTDGIFQNQEQIDNYISDNNLSEYSPAPGEPVVVDVNQDGRITPEDQTYIGDPHPDFLYGGRVNVGYKGFDLTVFIQGSKGNDILMGFNRTDRGTVNKPEFFYEDRWTGEGSTNDWFAADTDNPYIYNSDLMVFNGSYARIKQLQLGYTLPENLINRLKFNSIRVYVSLEDYFTFTKYPGLDPEAGSNDDNSQGIDRGVYPIPKKFMTGLSLSF; from the coding sequence ATGAAGAACCTTAACCCCCTTAAAGTGATTATCCTGTTGGTTTGCCTGTGGGCACCAATAGTCCTTTACGGACAGGATAGACAGGTGTCCGGAAGAGTTCTGGACGCAGAATCAAACAGCGCCTTACCAGGCGTAAGTATTATTGTAAAGGGTACATCCACTGGTACCACTACAGACATAGAAGGTAACTATAGTCTGCAGGTGCCAGAAGGTAGCAGTACCCTTATTTTTTCATTTATTGGTTATGCCACGGAAGAGGTTAACATTCAAAACCGTTCCGTAGTGGATGTTAACCTGTCCACTGATGTAACCGCTCTGTCAGAAGTGGTAGTAATTGGTTATGGTGAGCAACAAAAAAGCTTACTGACCGGTGCTATATCCAGTATTGAGGCAGAGCAAATTACCAATACCTCAACACTTAGAGTGGAGCAGGCCCTTCAGGGTAGAACTGCCGGTGTTAACGTACTGGCTAACTCCGGCTCACCCGGTAGTGGCCTGAAGGTGCGCATCAGAGGTACCGGCTCTAATGGAGATGCTGGTCCGCTCTACATTGTAGATGGTATCAGAACCGGTGGCATAGAGTACCTCGATCCCAGCGAAATAGCCTCGATAGAGGTGCTGAAAGATGCAGCTTCGGCAGCTATCTACGGTGCTGAAGGTGCCAATGGTGTAGTCCTGATCTCTACCAAAACCGGTAAAGCAGGAAAACCGCAAATTAACTATAACTTTCAGTATGGTATCCAGACGGTCGGCGACCGTATGGACATGATGAATGCTCAGCAGTATGCCGAGTATCTTAACGAAGCCGGTGCTTCCGGAACTTTACCTAACCCTGCCGACTATCAGGGTGTGGAAGGAACGGACTGGCTGGATGAATTGTTCGAAAGCGCACCCCTCCAAAAACATAGCCTTAACCTTAGTGGCGGCTCAGAAAACTCAACCTATCTGATAGGAGGAAGCTTCTATACCCAAGACGGTGTTGCAGGTGGAGATAAAGCGCAGTTTGACAGGTATACAGCCCGATTAAACTCAGACCACCAGATCAAAGACTGGCTGAAGATCGGTAACAGGCTCTCTTATTCTCACTTCAAAAGAAGTACTATTGCCGAGGATGATGAATTTGGCTCAGTAGTAGGTAATGCCATACTCATGGACCCCACGACCCCGGTAATTTACACCGATGGGCTACCAGCACATGCGCAGGCTGCACTGGATGCCGGAGAAACACTTACGCAAGATGATGATGGCAACTACTATGGCATCTCCCGTTTTGTACAGGGAGAGATCGGTAACCCGCTGGCCATGATCCAAAATACCAGAGGAGAGATTGTACAGGATAAAGTAGTAGGCAATATCTATGCTGAACTGACTCCTATTAAGCATATTAAATTTACCTCTCGGTTTGGTATTGATGCGGCTTTTCAGCTTAATCATGAATGGTTCCCTACTTATTATTTCTCTAATGAGAGAAAAAACAACACGCCAACAGTAAGGGACAACAATGAAAAATGGTTCACTACTCAGTGGGAAAACTTTGCTACCTATACCAACAGTATTGCTGAGCATGACTTCTCCATCCTGTTAGGTACATCAGCCATTAACACCGTATACAACAAGCTCAATGGCTCTGGCGGTCCGATGTTTGATGAAGACGATAAATTCGCATACTACGATTATATTCCTGATGAAAGCGATCGTATAGGAAGCTCCAGAGAAGACAAAAGCCTTTTATCATACTTCGGGCGGGTTTCCTATACTTTCTCTGACAAGTATTTGCTCAATGCCACTTTCAGGTACGATGGATCTTCCTTACTTCCTGAAGACAACCGATGGGACCTTTTCCCGTCAGTATCTGCCGGCTGGGTAGTATCTGCTGAGAATTTCTTCCCTGAAACCTTCATTAACTTCTTGAAAGTAAGGGCAAGTTGGGGAGAAAACGGTAACCTCAGATCACTTACTCCCGGGCAGTATGCCTCTATCATTACTACCCAAGGTATACGATACCCTACAGGTACAGGAGGCTTCTATGTAGGTGCAGAACCAGACTTCCTTCCTAACCCGGACCTGGTATGGGAAACCAGTGAGCAGGTAGACCTTGGCCTGGATTTTGGCTTGCTTGACGACCAACTGAGAATAACTGTTGATTATTACAATAAAACAACCAAAGGCCTTCTTACTGCCAGTACGCCACCTCACTACATTGGTAACGATGGTGCCACTGTAAACGGGGGAGATGTAAGAAACAAAGGTTTTGAGTTTGAAGTAGCATACACCAAATCCGCAGGCGATTTCTACTATGAGATCTCTGCGAATATGACGACAGTGGATAACGAAGTTATCTTCCTGAACCCGCTGGTGCCTGACAAGATCCAGGGTGCCGGTGTAGGTACAGGTTGGACGGCATCATATTTTGAAGAAGGTTTGCCTATCTGGTATTTCAGAGGTTACAAGACTGATGGTATATTCCAGAACCAGGAGCAGATCGACAACTACATCAGTGACAACAACCTGTCGGAGTACAGCCCCGCTCCGGGTGAGCCGGTAGTGGTAGACGTTAATCAGGATGGGCGAATCACTCCTGAAGACCAGACTTATATAGGTGACCCTCATCCGGACTTTTTATATGGCGGGCGTGTCAACGTAGGCTACAAAGGTTTTGACCTGACCGTGTTCATACAAGGCTCAAAAGGAAATGACATACTCATGGGCTTCAACAGAACTGACCGAGGTACTGTGAATAAGCCTGAGTTCTTTTACGAAGATCGCTGGACTGGAGAAGGAAGCACCAATGACTGGTTTGCCGCTGATACTGATAATCCATACATCTACAACAGTGACTTGATGGTGTTTAACGGCTCGTATGCGCGTATTAAGCAGTTGCAATTGGGTTATACCCTTCCTGAAAACCTGATCAACAGGCTGAAGTTCAACTCTATCCGGGTTTATGTATCTCTGGAAGATTACTTCACATTTACCAAGTATCCCGGACTTGACCCTGAAGCTGGTAGTAATGATGACAACAGTCAGGGCATAGACAGAGGAGTATATCCTATCCCCAAAAAGTTCATGACCGGATTATCACTTAGCTTCTAA
- a CDS encoding two-component regulator propeller domain-containing protein, protein MFKSQLTIILLFFSFYCRGQENDVRFYPVSKGLSQHSITCLLQDSKGFLWIGTRHGLNRYDGQDYLTYEHINGDTTLISNSTVQCLTEDKHGNIWIGTYGGGLNYYNYDEDRFYVYRNIKNNPNSLSDDFITAVFEDFNGNLWVGTEKGGLNLLNKENGTFTRFMSNEADPYSISSNNITSINQDRNGNLWVGTYGGGINLFDVNKKNFIAFKAGSSESFASNVVRYIYKTSKGSLLVGTHQGLKRLVYTNGRYIFKDVLTNHSLSKALTKVRVLTICEDQEARIWVGTENEGLFMVDQARGTAKHFFHTPENNYGVNSNSIWSLSTGRHGTVWIGTYNQGLYKMDPYEEKFEGLYQSGIPSHTLSHNVISSFAEDSLGNLWVGTDGGGLNYFDRRTGKFKRYKQIPGDSSSLSNDAVVSVLIDRKNNLWVATWESGISILREGKATFKHLIHRPDDNNSLSGNDIYKLFEDNKGRVWIAAFRDGLDIYDPEKQKFYHINEETTPGLSGNKVRSILQDYEGNMWIGTEGAGLNRIRVDDALNITDKHFYCHGDANNSGLNNNTVTYLFEDSDSVLWVGTEGGGIYHYDREADRFLVIEGSQRLQNNVVYGILEDDNRNIWISTNNGLASYSKQDGTIKIYNESDGLQSSEFYKSACLKTRDGHLVFGGIKGFNMFNPENVKKNPNAPPVYITKFLLSDEVVRTAPNSLLAQNIVNAQKIQLDYDQNDFSFEFAALNFSQSAKNEYAYKLENYDEDWQKAGTRKEAYYTNVPPGTYTFKVRGSNNDGIWSEQEASIIVDISKPWYSTYWAYGAYALIILAMLLWARHNIIYKERLQAQLQLEHLELTKMQELDQLKSRFFANISHEFRTPLTLILSPLKSLYLDETKNEYKKQMRMMIRNAERLLRLINQILDLSKLESGSVKLKASEQDLVKFLKPLAFSFATYADKQFITYKTNLPKEPIYMYFEQDKLEKVFTNLLSNAIKYTPEFGEVCLTVQQKDSMVEIIIADSGIGIPQDQISYIFNRFYRAQHHVNLKGTGIGLALTRELVELHKGQIEVSSVEGRGTTFKVQFPLGSKHLEPSEISEDRIIHHANTDNYEHDELLIDKNQEPAASAENIKAENDLPLVLIAEDNADMLSFISSYLESEYRILECTNGKEALELALEQIPDIVISDIMMPGMDGYKLCSRLKSDEKTSHIPVILLTAKASNESVEQGFELGANYYVTKPFNPKLLALRIKNILKSRKMFKDQVLNNKTINLEPKHVVISTADESFIKKAVGFVEDNMDNSELQVEDLCSHLGMSKIQLYRKLKGLIGQSANEFIRTIRLKRAAQLLKQQNLTIAEVTYQVGFNDLSYFRQCFKKQYGVNPSEFAQQSNT, encoded by the coding sequence ATGTTTAAAAGTCAACTGACCATAATCCTATTGTTTTTTTCTTTCTACTGTCGTGGACAGGAAAATGATGTAAGGTTCTACCCGGTATCAAAAGGGCTCTCGCAGCACTCCATTACCTGTCTTTTGCAGGACAGTAAGGGCTTCCTCTGGATAGGTACACGCCATGGGCTGAACAGGTATGACGGGCAGGATTACCTGACTTATGAACACATCAACGGAGATACTACTTTGATCAGCAACAGTACCGTACAGTGCCTCACTGAGGATAAACATGGTAACATCTGGATAGGAACGTATGGAGGTGGCTTAAACTATTACAATTATGATGAAGATCGCTTTTATGTATACCGGAATATTAAAAACAATCCTAATTCTTTGAGCGACGATTTTATAACTGCCGTTTTTGAAGATTTCAATGGCAACCTCTGGGTAGGTACCGAAAAGGGTGGCTTAAACCTGCTGAACAAGGAAAACGGTACATTTACACGTTTCATGTCCAATGAGGCCGACCCGTATAGCATCTCTTCAAACAACATCACATCTATCAACCAGGACCGTAATGGCAACCTCTGGGTAGGTACATACGGAGGTGGTATCAATCTCTTTGATGTAAACAAGAAAAATTTCATTGCTTTTAAAGCAGGATCCAGCGAGTCATTTGCCAGCAATGTGGTCCGGTATATTTACAAAACCTCCAAAGGCTCGCTGCTGGTAGGCACACATCAAGGACTTAAGCGACTGGTGTACACCAACGGGCGCTATATTTTTAAAGATGTGCTGACAAACCATTCCCTATCTAAAGCCCTTACGAAAGTACGGGTACTAACTATTTGCGAAGACCAGGAAGCCCGAATCTGGGTAGGCACCGAAAACGAAGGACTTTTCATGGTAGATCAGGCCAGGGGCACAGCAAAGCACTTTTTCCATACTCCTGAAAACAATTATGGGGTCAACAGTAATTCCATCTGGTCATTAAGCACCGGGCGGCATGGCACCGTCTGGATCGGAACTTATAATCAGGGGCTGTATAAAATGGATCCATACGAGGAAAAATTCGAAGGCCTTTATCAAAGTGGTATACCCAGCCATACGCTGAGCCATAATGTAATCAGCTCATTTGCTGAAGATAGCCTGGGCAACTTATGGGTGGGAACTGATGGCGGCGGCCTGAATTATTTTGACCGCAGAACGGGTAAGTTTAAAAGGTATAAACAAATACCCGGCGATAGCAGCAGCCTCTCAAACGATGCCGTAGTAAGTGTACTTATCGATAGAAAAAACAACCTGTGGGTAGCAACATGGGAAAGTGGCATCTCAATACTCAGGGAAGGCAAAGCCACATTCAAACACCTTATTCACCGACCTGATGATAATAACTCCCTCTCCGGGAATGATATTTACAAACTATTCGAAGATAACAAAGGAAGGGTCTGGATAGCTGCTTTCCGCGACGGACTGGATATTTATGATCCTGAAAAGCAAAAATTCTATCACATCAATGAAGAGACCACGCCAGGACTTAGTGGAAATAAAGTAAGGTCAATCCTGCAAGACTACGAGGGCAATATGTGGATAGGTACCGAAGGTGCCGGGCTCAACCGGATCAGGGTAGATGATGCGCTGAATATAACTGACAAGCATTTTTATTGTCATGGTGATGCCAACAACTCCGGGCTGAATAACAACACTGTCACCTACCTCTTTGAGGATTCTGACAGTGTGCTATGGGTAGGAACAGAGGGCGGAGGTATATACCACTACGATCGGGAGGCAGACCGGTTCCTGGTTATAGAGGGCAGCCAGCGCCTGCAAAACAATGTGGTTTATGGTATATTGGAAGATGACAACAGGAATATCTGGATAAGCACCAACAATGGCTTGGCCAGCTACTCCAAACAGGATGGTACTATAAAAATTTATAACGAGTCCGATGGCCTGCAATCATCCGAGTTCTACAAATCGGCCTGCCTGAAAACCCGCGACGGTCACCTGGTATTTGGAGGAATAAAAGGCTTCAACATGTTTAACCCGGAAAATGTGAAGAAAAACCCCAATGCACCTCCGGTTTATATTACCAAGTTCCTGCTTTCTGACGAGGTAGTTAGAACGGCCCCCAATTCACTGCTGGCCCAAAATATAGTCAATGCCCAAAAAATTCAACTTGACTATGATCAGAATGATTTCAGTTTTGAATTTGCGGCTCTTAATTTTTCGCAATCGGCCAAAAACGAATATGCCTATAAGCTCGAAAACTATGACGAAGACTGGCAAAAAGCCGGTACCCGCAAAGAGGCTTACTACACCAATGTGCCTCCGGGTACTTATACTTTTAAAGTAAGGGGTTCTAACAACGATGGTATCTGGAGCGAACAGGAAGCCTCCATCATTGTTGACATCAGCAAGCCGTGGTACAGCACATATTGGGCTTATGGAGCCTATGCATTGATCATCCTGGCTATGCTGCTTTGGGCCCGCCATAATATTATCTATAAAGAACGGTTGCAGGCTCAGCTTCAGTTGGAGCATCTGGAACTCACCAAAATGCAGGAGCTCGACCAGCTGAAATCACGGTTCTTTGCCAATATTTCTCATGAATTCCGTACACCGCTGACCCTGATCCTTAGCCCCTTGAAGTCACTCTACCTTGATGAAACCAAGAATGAGTACAAAAAGCAAATGCGGATGATGATCCGTAATGCAGAGCGGCTGCTCAGGCTGATCAACCAGATACTGGATCTTTCCAAGCTGGAATCGGGGAGCGTGAAGCTCAAAGCCAGTGAGCAGGACCTGGTTAAATTTTTAAAGCCTTTAGCCTTTTCATTCGCCACGTATGCCGACAAGCAGTTCATTACCTATAAAACCAACCTGCCCAAGGAGCCGATATACATGTATTTTGAGCAGGACAAACTTGAAAAAGTATTTACCAACCTGCTTTCCAATGCCATCAAATACACACCGGAGTTTGGAGAGGTCTGCCTGACGGTACAGCAAAAAGACAGTATGGTGGAGATCATCATTGCTGACTCAGGTATCGGCATACCTCAAGATCAGATTTCTTATATTTTCAATAGGTTTTACAGGGCCCAACATCATGTAAACCTTAAAGGTACCGGCATAGGTCTGGCGCTGACCCGGGAGCTGGTGGAGTTGCACAAAGGCCAGATCGAGGTTAGCAGTGTAGAAGGGCGGGGCACAACTTTTAAGGTGCAGTTTCCTCTGGGAAGCAAACACCTGGAGCCCTCCGAGATCTCCGAAGATCGCATCATCCACCATGCCAACACCGATAATTATGAGCATGATGAGCTATTGATCGACAAGAATCAGGAACCGGCTGCATCTGCGGAAAATATTAAAGCCGAAAACGACCTGCCGCTTGTACTCATAGCCGAAGACAATGCAGACATGCTATCATTTATCAGCAGCTATCTGGAAAGTGAATACCGGATACTGGAGTGTACCAATGGAAAGGAAGCCCTGGAGCTGGCACTGGAGCAAATTCCTGATATCGTTATCTCCGATATTATGATGCCCGGAATGGATGGCTACAAGCTCTGCTCCCGATTAAAAAGTGATGAAAAAACCAGCCATATTCCGGTAATATTACTTACAGCCAAAGCTTCCAATGAAAGCGTAGAACAGGGGTTTGAGTTAGGCGCCAATTATTATGTAACCAAGCCTTTTAATCCAAAATTGCTTGCTCTGCGCATAAAGAATATCCTTAAGAGCCGCAAAATGTTCAAGGATCAGGTACTTAATAACAAAACCATTAACCTGGAACCCAAGCATGTGGTTATCTCTACGGCAGATGAAAGCTTCATCAAAAAAGCTGTAGGCTTTGTGGAGGACAACATGGACAACTCCGAGCTGCAGGTGGAGGACCTCTGCTCACATTTGGGCATGAGCAAAATTCAGCTTTACAGGAAGCTAAAGGGCCTCATCGGCCAGTCTGCCAATGAGTTTATTCGTACCATCCGACTTAAAAGGGCAGCCCAGCTCCTGAAGCAACAAAACCTTACTATAGCCGAGGTCACCTACCAGGTAGGTTTTAACGACCTCTCTTATTTCAGGCAATGTTTCAAAAAGCAGTACGGAGTCAATCCATCGGAGTTTGCACAGCAGAGCAATACATGA
- a CDS encoding glycoside hydrolase family 3 N-terminal domain-containing protein codes for MNFRNSFRRVMQHGLLVIAGLGCGIVHAQKASDKDVDQKVEALLSKMSIEEKVGQMTQVTIDLILEDSSLDAIDDKKLKEAILNKKVGSILNVKGSAYTMETWHKIQKRIQEVATKETPNKIPVLYGIDAIHGANYIEGATLFPHNIGMAASRNSELVKQSAKITAIETRASGIRWNFDPVLGLGRQPLWSRFEETFGEDVHLVTAMGTAAIKGYEEDGLKSPTAVASCMKHYLGYSIPASGKDRTPAYIPEYTLREYLLPPFKSAVDAGTSTVMINSGEINGVPVHASKYLLTDLLRGELGFEGVAVSDWEDVIRLHTRHKVADTPKEAVRLAVEAGLDMSMVPYDYSFYDLLLELVKDGAISESRIDESVRRIIKLKYKLGLFDNPFPEKAALAKVDAKKSQEVALNAARETITLLKNEKSVLPLKEGAKVLVAGPAANNLTSLHSSWSYVWQGNDDRQYPKSTLTIKEGLEAKLGKGNVISAAQRDYNNAANFDAGQLKKDAANVDYIILCLGEDAYAETPGNIDDLTLDSRQLALASAAVATGKPVILVLVEGRPRVISSIENDIPGILLAYRPSTMGAQAIAEVLTGEYNPNGILPYTYPKHTGDLIKYDHKYTEGIREDEPNTYTNGAYRPQWAFGHGLSYTTFEFSNLKADKATFSAGEKLNLTVTVKNTGKRAGKVTVELYSRDLFASITPNFKRLRKFEKIELAAGASKQVSFTVSPEELAFINAQGKKVTEAGTFEFIVKDQVVSVEYKTGQEN; via the coding sequence ATGAATTTCAGAAACAGCTTTAGAAGGGTCATGCAACATGGACTTCTGGTTATTGCAGGTCTGGGTTGCGGCATAGTCCATGCCCAAAAAGCCAGTGATAAGGATGTAGACCAAAAAGTGGAGGCTTTGCTTTCAAAAATGTCTATCGAGGAAAAAGTAGGGCAGATGACTCAGGTGACTATTGATCTTATTCTTGAAGACAGCTCACTGGATGCTATCGATGACAAAAAACTTAAAGAGGCCATACTTAATAAAAAAGTCGGCTCTATACTTAATGTAAAAGGCAGTGCCTACACTATGGAAACGTGGCACAAGATACAAAAACGTATCCAGGAGGTTGCCACAAAAGAAACGCCTAATAAAATTCCTGTGCTTTATGGTATTGATGCCATTCACGGAGCCAACTATATTGAGGGCGCCACACTGTTTCCTCACAACATAGGAATGGCTGCAAGCCGTAATTCCGAGCTGGTGAAGCAGTCGGCCAAAATAACAGCCATTGAAACCCGCGCCAGCGGTATCCGCTGGAATTTCGACCCGGTGCTGGGCCTGGGAAGACAGCCGCTATGGTCAAGGTTTGAAGAAACCTTTGGTGAAGATGTACACCTGGTAACAGCAATGGGTACTGCCGCCATCAAAGGTTATGAAGAAGACGGCCTCAAAAGCCCTACGGCCGTAGCATCGTGTATGAAGCACTACCTGGGTTACTCTATCCCTGCCAGCGGAAAGGACCGTACCCCGGCTTACATACCTGAATATACCCTAAGAGAATATTTGTTGCCTCCTTTCAAAAGTGCTGTTGATGCGGGAACGTCGACGGTAATGATCAATTCAGGGGAGATCAACGGTGTCCCTGTCCATGCCAGCAAGTATCTTTTAACAGACCTCCTTCGCGGAGAGTTAGGTTTTGAAGGTGTTGCTGTTTCCGACTGGGAAGATGTAATCCGCCTGCACACCAGACACAAAGTAGCCGATACACCTAAAGAGGCTGTAAGACTTGCCGTAGAGGCCGGTCTTGACATGAGCATGGTGCCTTACGACTACTCTTTTTATGACTTGTTGTTGGAGCTTGTAAAAGATGGAGCCATCTCCGAAAGCCGTATCGACGAGTCTGTACGCAGGATAATCAAGTTAAAATACAAGCTGGGACTTTTCGACAATCCATTCCCTGAAAAGGCAGCTTTGGCAAAAGTGGATGCCAAAAAATCTCAGGAAGTGGCCCTGAATGCAGCAAGAGAAACTATTACCTTGTTAAAAAATGAAAAATCCGTACTGCCACTAAAAGAAGGTGCTAAAGTGCTGGTAGCTGGTCCTGCCGCGAATAACCTCACTTCACTCCACAGCTCGTGGTCATATGTGTGGCAAGGCAATGACGACCGCCAATATCCAAAGTCTACTTTGACCATAAAAGAGGGCCTGGAGGCTAAACTTGGTAAAGGCAATGTGATCAGCGCTGCCCAAAGAGATTATAACAATGCTGCTAATTTTGATGCAGGGCAATTGAAAAAAGATGCTGCAAATGTTGACTACATTATACTTTGCCTGGGTGAAGATGCTTATGCAGAAACTCCCGGTAACATCGACGACCTCACGCTTGACAGCAGGCAGCTTGCTTTGGCTTCGGCTGCTGTAGCAACCGGAAAACCTGTTATTCTCGTGCTAGTGGAGGGTCGTCCCAGAGTGATCTCCTCTATCGAAAATGACATACCGGGTATATTATTGGCTTACAGGCCTTCAACCATGGGCGCTCAGGCCATAGCCGAAGTGTTGACCGGAGAATATAATCCTAACGGTATACTTCCTTATACATATCCTAAACATACGGGAGACCTGATCAAGTATGATCATAAATACACTGAAGGTATTCGTGAAGATGAACCCAATACCTACACCAACGGAGCTTATCGTCCGCAGTGGGCATTCGGTCATGGTTTGAGTTATACTACTTTTGAGTTCAGCAATTTAAAGGCTGACAAAGCAACTTTTAGCGCAGGGGAAAAACTTAATCTCACAGTAACTGTTAAAAATACAGGTAAAAGAGCAGGAAAAGTAACGGTTGAACTCTATTCCAGGGACCTGTTTGCTTCGATAACTCCGAACTTTAAGCGACTTCGAAAATTCGAAAAGATAGAACTTGCTGCCGGAGCATCGAAGCAAGTCTCTTTTACCGTATCTCCCGAAGAGCTTGCTTTCATCAATGCACAAGGCAAGAAAGTGACCGAGGCGGGAACATTTGAATTTATAGTGAAGGACCAGGTAGTGAGTGTGGAATATAAAACAGGACAGGAGAACTAA
- a CDS encoding SMP-30/gluconolactonase/LRE family protein — protein sequence MKRITITVLALFALIGCKNQQESMKENEVIAEKEDSVAVESAFLYIDTIADLGEGAIWNHKSREYYWIDIEKGKVFTFDPLTEQMRTIDVGQRVGTVVPSTQEGLVLVALQNGIYSLNLETEELQLMEKPPFDPKVIRFNDGKCDPAGRFWVGSMALDETPKAASLYNFNGDTLTRMLDSISISNGICWSADKKTMYYIDTPTQTVKAFDYNNETGAIENGKVVVKIEDENAFPDGMTIDSEGKLWIALWGGSSVVRYDPDNGKLLNKVTVPAKNVTSCAFGGPNLDTLLITTASIGMSDDEKAKYSRAGAVYATVPGVKGVNGNFFELKTD from the coding sequence ATGAAAAGGATCACAATTACCGTCCTGGCTCTATTTGCACTCATTGGCTGCAAAAACCAGCAAGAGAGCATGAAAGAGAACGAGGTTATAGCAGAGAAAGAAGATAGTGTAGCAGTAGAATCGGCATTTCTTTATATAGACACTATTGCCGACCTGGGCGAAGGGGCCATATGGAACCATAAATCGAGGGAATATTACTGGATAGATATCGAAAAAGGGAAAGTTTTTACTTTCGACCCTCTGACCGAACAAATGAGAACCATCGACGTAGGGCAAAGGGTAGGTACGGTAGTGCCTTCAACTCAAGAAGGGCTTGTATTGGTAGCCTTGCAAAATGGCATATACTCGCTCAACCTGGAGACAGAAGAGCTACAGCTTATGGAGAAACCGCCTTTTGACCCTAAGGTAATACGGTTCAATGATGGTAAGTGTGATCCTGCCGGCAGGTTCTGGGTTGGCTCTATGGCCCTTGATGAAACACCAAAAGCGGCTTCGTTGTACAATTTCAATGGCGATACACTTACCCGAATGCTGGATAGCATTTCTATTTCCAACGGTATATGCTGGTCGGCCGATAAGAAAACCATGTATTATATTGATACTCCCACGCAGACAGTGAAAGCGTTTGACTATAACAATGAAACCGGAGCCATTGAAAATGGAAAGGTGGTTGTCAAAATTGAAGACGAAAATGCTTTTCCTGACGGTATGACTATTGATAGCGAAGGCAAGCTTTGGATAGCTCTTTGGGGTGGTTCCAGCGTGGTCCGCTATGACCCGGATAATGGAAAATTACTAAACAAGGTAACTGTTCCCGCCAAAAACGTTACCTCCTGCGCTTTCGGAGGGCCAAATCTTGATACTCTGCTGATCACCACCGCCAGTATAGGCATGAGTGACGATGAAAAAGCAAAATATTCAAGAGCAGGTGCAGTTTATGCCACAGTTCCGGGCGTTAAAGGGGTGAATGGTAATTTCTTTGAACTCAAAACGGATTAG